A genomic stretch from Cellulomonas sp. KRMCY2 includes:
- a CDS encoding LacI family DNA-binding transcriptional regulator, with protein sequence MAGLVTLSQVAREAGVSLATASRAFNGSANRTVRADLRDRVLAAAEKLHYSPDANAQAMARGRTMSIGLIVHDIADPYFSSIASGVTLAAERAGLVVTLASTQHDPSREPGFVEVLTSQRARAIIVAGGRRDDETVNDRMRRALADYRRSGGAVAVIGQPLLSVDTVVVANTSGAAALARALHARGYRRFAVLAGPDDHFTARDRFTGFATALAELGCPLREQDAIACAFTRDGGHEGMHRLLRGGTDVECVFAVNDVMAVGAMAAVRETARTVPDDIAVAGFDDIVTLRDITPPLTTVRVPLVDIGIAATELALAAPAAEPRLVHVEGTVVLRASTPGREPSDQAQP encoded by the coding sequence GTGGCCGGACTCGTGACGTTGAGCCAGGTCGCCCGCGAGGCGGGCGTCTCTCTGGCCACGGCTTCGCGCGCGTTCAACGGGAGCGCCAACCGGACGGTGCGCGCCGACCTGCGTGACCGCGTGCTGGCCGCAGCCGAGAAGCTGCACTACTCCCCGGATGCGAACGCCCAGGCCATGGCCCGTGGCCGGACCATGTCGATCGGCCTGATCGTGCACGACATCGCCGACCCGTACTTCTCGTCGATCGCCTCCGGCGTGACGCTCGCGGCCGAACGCGCCGGCCTCGTCGTGACCCTGGCCAGCACCCAGCACGACCCCTCGCGCGAACCCGGGTTCGTCGAGGTCCTGACCAGCCAGCGCGCACGGGCGATCATCGTGGCCGGTGGTCGGCGCGACGACGAGACAGTGAACGACCGGATGCGCCGCGCCCTCGCGGACTACCGGCGCTCGGGCGGAGCGGTCGCCGTGATCGGACAGCCCCTGCTCTCGGTCGACACCGTCGTCGTGGCGAACACCAGCGGCGCCGCGGCACTAGCCCGCGCCCTGCACGCCCGGGGCTACCGCCGGTTCGCCGTCCTGGCCGGGCCGGACGACCACTTCACCGCGCGCGACCGGTTCACCGGCTTCGCCACGGCGCTCGCGGAGCTGGGTTGTCCGCTGCGCGAGCAGGATGCGATCGCCTGCGCGTTCACCCGGGACGGCGGCCACGAGGGGATGCACCGGCTGCTGCGCGGCGGCACCGACGTCGAGTGCGTCTTCGCCGTGAACGACGTCATGGCGGTCGGGGCGATGGCGGCCGTCCGCGAGACCGCCCGCACCGTGCCGGACGACATCGCGGTCGCGGGGTTCGACGACATCGTGACGCTGCGCGACATCACCCCGCCGTTGACCACGGTGCGGGTGCCGTTGGTCGACATCGGCATCGCCGCGACCGAGCTCGCCCTCGCGGCCCCGGCTGCCGAGCCGCGGCTCGTGCACGTGGAGGGCACCGTCGTGCTGCGCGCGTCCACGCCGGGGCGAGAGCCCTCAGATCAGGCCCAGCCGTAG